CCATCGTGTAAACGGCTTTTTTTCGGCTGTCGGTAATGCGGTCAAAGGCGGCAACGATTTTAGAAATATCATCTGCTTTATACGGCAATGGTTCTCCTTTTTGAATAGCTAGTGCGCATTTGAGGGTAAGACGCTTCATCACACTGGGTTTGATGGCCGAAAGCTCTCTTTCTTCCTCCCATTTATCTTCCTCTGCCCAATTGCTAAGTGTTTTCTGAGTTACGCCTAAAATTTTTGAAATATCTGTATAGGAAAAGCCAGAGGCAAAAAGTTGTCTGCCTTGGCTTTGTTTTTCTATACGCTCTTCTCTTTTCATTCTTGCCATATCTTATGCTTTGTATTTACCGTCAATTATTAGATTCCCATTGGGTTGCAGGCTCACATCTTTAATCTGCATACCATCGTACTCTAATTGTTTTTTGGTTTCTATGAGCATTTCGGTATAGCGGTCGTCTGCAAGCATTTGAACAATGCCCACGCCCACCTCTGGGAACTCTTTGTACTCGCCCTTATTGGCGGTGAGGATATGTTTTTGGTGCTGGCTATGAGCGTTGCCCACTAGGAAATCTCCTTCTTTAATTTGTAAATCATTTTCGGTGTTGGTTAAAATATCTTGCATTGCGTTTATTGCTAATTGGTAGCGCAAATTTCTCTCTTATTTAATTGTGTCAGAATTTCTTATCCAATGCTTGTAAGAAATTCCTACAAGCATTGTAGAAAAAATTACAAGGCTTGGACGCCAGTTTTATTTTCATTTTCAAAGCTTGCAATTTTGCCCTGTAAAAAGAACAAAAGCAATGACACATAGATTTGTGATAAATGATGAAAACATTGTAAACAGCTACGGCTATCGTGTATTAACGGCTGGGATTGACACCAAGCAATATATGCGTAACCCCGTGGTGCTGTATATGCATTCGCGCGGCTTTGACAAAGTGAACGGCACAGAGGGAAATGAAGTGATTGGCCGTGTGGTGAAATTAGAGAAAACGGGCGGACAACTTATTGCCGATGTGGAATTTGATACGGAAGATGATTTCAGTAAAAAAATTGCGGGTAAGGTGGAGCGAGGTTTTTTGAAAATGGCCTCTATTGGTGCCGATGTTATTGAGGCCTCTTCAAATGCTGAACACATTCTCCCAGGGCAAATTTTTGAAACGGTAACCAAATCCAAACTTGTAGAGCTTTCTATTGTAGACATTGGCGGAAATGACAATGCTTTGAAATTACACCGAAATGGTGAGCCTATTCAATTGAAAAAATTAAAAAAACAAAAGGATATGACAATTAAAACCATCGCGCTCGCTCTTGGAATGAGCGAGGAAACCAACGAACAAAAGGTGCTGCAAGAGGTGCAGGCCTTGAAACTTGCCAAAGACAACGCCGAAAAGCGCATATCAGAATTAGAGCAAGAAAAAAAGGAAAACGAAACCGCCGAGGCCACTCAGCTGGTGGATAAGGCTATTGCTTTGGGGGTATTCCCAGAGGCTTTGAAACAAAGCCAAATTAAGAGCTTTGCCTTGAATTTCGTAGAACAAAAAGAAACCCTTACCAAACTCATTGCGGAAAAAGAAAACGAAATCAAACTGAATGGCAAAAATCAAGTCGTTAAAACCGTAGTCCTCGGGAAAGGCGAAAAGCCAAAAACAGGCATAGCCCTCACTTTTGACTATTTGCAAAAACACGATGTAGAGCAGTTAAGAGAAATTAAACTCAACCAGCCGGAGGAATATGCAAGATTGGCACAAGACTATGCCAGAGGCGTAAGACACAAAGAAAATTAACCATTAAAAAAAAAGAGAAACCATTATGGCATTACAAACAGAAGTATGGGTTGCGGGTATCAAGGAAAATCCAATCCCAAATCACTCCTTTGTCTCGCAATCTGTGGATATGAGTGAGTATGTAGAAAATAACAAACTACACCTTGCCGAGGCTGGGATAGAGCCTAGTGTGCACGAAAATTATTTTGAGGGAAATGAAGACCCTCTGCCAATTGCCGACATCAAAGACATTGCTAATGAGGTGCTGTTAAAAACTTATTCAACAGACCAAACAAGACACCGCCAATTGCAGGAAATAGAGCTGCAATATGATAGGAGAAGCTCTATCATCAACCGCCACCGTGTATCCTTAGCGAAAAACTTAGGCAAAAGAGCGGCGCACGCTTGGGCACCACAGCAGGATAACGAGTTTAACAAAGTGCTAAACTTAGGCGACACAGACTCCGTGATTGATGCACTAATTGACATCAAAGCCTTTTTGGAGGGCAAGGATATTACCGAGGGCATCAACATTTGTTTTACCCCAGAGCATTTAGCCCGTATCCGCAAGGAGGACAAAAAGCTCTACAAGGAAATATTAAACGAAAAACAAATGTATGGCATCAACATCTTTCAGTATAGCCAAAATCCATTATACACCTCGGCAGGCGTTAAAAAGCCATTCGGGGCTACCAAAGAAAGTGGCGACAAACAAGCCTCATTTATTTGGGTGAAAGACGAAGTATTTAGATGCTTTGGCGATGTTGAAATGTACGCCAATTTGCGTGATAGCGGGATTCAAGCAGATACCTTATCCTTTGCCCAAAGAGCCTTAGTAGGTGTGATTCGTGCCAACAATCCTAAATATTTAGGAGCAATTCTTTAAGCGATGGAGACACAAGCAAAGGCACAAAAATATCTCTCGGAGCACGAAAGTGTTCCGAAGATTTACAGCACCGCCGATGGCTTTTTATTCCTGAGGTATGACCACGCCAAGGCGCACGCCCATTCTCTACAAAATAAAGAGGTGGGGCAACACCTTAGGGCAGGTGAAAAAGGAGAAGAAAAGCCCTTTGACACCTTGCACGGGAACCTCCTAGAAGTAAAAGAGCGCATAAAAAATGTAAACGATGAGGGGCTGCTGGAAGCCTTGATTTTACAGGAAGAAAGCGAGGCGAATAGAAAGACGGTTTTAAAACTATTGGCCAACCGCATACAAGAACTTAAAAAAGAAGAATAATGGCACTACCAAAAGTTTTATTTAACATAGCCAAAGATGGCTTGGGAAGAATAGCAGATGCAGGGGCAAAAGTCCCTGCGCTCATCTGCACGGGCAACACCGTGAGCGCTAAGGTACAATTAGGGAAGTCCTACCAAATATTTTCTATTACAGAGGCTAAGGATTTAGGCATTACCGAGGAAGAAAACCCCTTTGCCTATGAGCAAGTAAAAGCCTTTTACCGGCAGGCAGGCGATGGCGCAGAGCTATGGCTTATGCTTGTGAGCGATGCCACCACGATGACTGAAATGCTGGACAAAGAGGGAAATTATGCCCCCAAAATCATTGGCGATGCCAAGGGGGAAATTCGTGTGCTGGGTGTAGTGAAAAAGCCCACAGGAAGCGAGAGCCTCACAGGAGGGCTGGACCAAGATGTGCAAACAGCCGTTGTCAATGGGCAAGCCTTGGCAGAGCATTTTGCTCTAAAATATATGCCTTTTAGAGTAATCATTTCGGGTAACGCGTGGAATGGCGAAGTGGCTGATTTAACAGACTACACAGAAAGCGACTACAACAAAGTAAGTTGCCTTATCGGTGCTGAAAATACTGATAAGTACGCAGCCGTTGGATTAACACTGGGGAAAATTACCAGCATTCCCGTGCAAAGGAAAATTCACCGTGTGAAAGATGGCAATGTGCTAGACATTGTGGCCTACTTTACCGATGGCACCACGATTGACAGCCGTGCCGACCAATGGGATGCCATAGATGATAAAGGCTATATCTTTTTCAGAACCTTCGCAGGGCGCAGTGGCTACTATTTCAGTGGGGACAAAACACTCACCCGCGCAACCGATGATTTTAGAACGCTTAGCAATGGCCTTGTAATGGATAAGGCGATGCTTATTGCTTATGATGCCCTTGTGGAAGAATTGAGCGAGGAAGTACTATTATCCGCCGATGGAAGCATTCACCCTGCCATCATCAAAAGCTGGCAAACCAAAGTGGAGAGCAATCTAAATGGTGGAATGGTAGAGCAAGGCGAGCTATCTGCCGTGAAAGTGTTTATAACCCCTAAACAAGATGTGCTCAGAAGCGGAAAAGTAGTAATCAACATTCAGCTATTACCCGTGGGCTACGCGGAATTAATTGAGGTAAATATAGGTTTCACAACAGAAATAAAAGAATAAAGCAATGACAACATTTAGCAGTAAGCAATATGCGTGGTGTGATATATCCATTGCCTTGGGTGGGCGTATTTTAGAGGGCGCCACCGAGGTGGAATACACCGAGAAAAAAGAAAAAGACTACCTCTACGGGCGCGGGTGCAAACCGCACGGCGTGGTGGGCGGTAACAGAACTTATGAGGGCAAGCTCAGCATTTGGCAATCCGAGCTGGAAGCGATGACCAGAGATGCTAAAAATAAAGACATTTTAAGCCTCAGCTTTGATGTCGTAGTGGCCTATGTTCCGCACGATGGCGGGCAGATGGTAACCGATATTTTAAAAGGTGTCGAGTTTACCGAGGTGAAAAAAGCGATGAAACAAGGCGACAAAAATATGATTGTGGAGCTGCCCATCTTGTTTTTAAATGTAAAACGCCAAGATTAACCGTAGCACGGTAGATAACTAAAAAAGGAAATTTAAATACTGTTTAAACTTAATTTAAAAAATGAAAAAAGAAATCACACAGGAACAAAACGCAGTTTCGGCGAATACTGCTGAAACTATAAATCAGAGCCAAATCAACGAGTGGAAAGAAAAATACGGGGAGATTTTTAAAATTCAATTTGAAGATGGCAAAGAAGTTTATTTAAAAAAGCCCGATAGAAAGGTACTCAGCTTTGCAATGACAAAAATGCAGACCAACCCGCTCGGCTTTGCCGAAGTGATATTAAACCAATGCTTTTTAGGCGGTGATGCCGATGTAAAAGGTGATGACAGCTATTTCTTTGGTGCCTCGGCACAATTAGAGGGCTTAATGGAAGTAAAAACAGCCGAGCTAAAAAAGTTATAGAGGATTCCAAAGGAGATATGGAATCCAATTGGATAGGCTATGTCAATACCATGATGGAATACTATCTAGGGATAAACCCTGATGATTTAACCGATGAAGAATGGGGAGAAAAGTTTGCACAATTGCAAAACATAAGAGAGCAAGAAAGCAAAACTAATGGCGGTTAGCCTTAATTCTTTGAAGATTAAAGATAATTACAGAAACTAGCGCTTGTATCAATAACGCCCACACAAGCCCCTCCCAGCCTTCGGTAAAAATCAAAGCAAATTCTAATAGTAAAAAAGGCAACTGAATAGCTGCTGCCCACCATTGTGAAGCGGAAACCTGCCCTCCTTTAACCAAAAAGGCTAAGCCTAAAAGAGAAATAAAAGCCGATGCCTTAAAAATAAAGCCTAAAACAATCATTAGCCCATAGGCTAGAAGTAAACACCCGATAATTGTAAAAAAAGATAGAACCATATGAGTTATAGTTTTTCATTATTCTTAAAAGATTTCGCCTCCTCTTCCATTGCGAAGATAAGTAGCGGTTTGGGGACTTTGGAAAACAAACTCCGAAACAGCCAATCAAAATTACAAAATAATTTCAACAAATCGGTAAAATCCATCGATGAATTAAACGCTAAATTGCAGCGCCTCAATGCACAGCGCACAGCCTCTACCTCTATAAACGATATACGGAGGCTGAAAACAGAGATTAATCGCACAGAGCGCGAAATTCGAAAGCTAGAAAATTTACCTCCAAAAGGAATTGGGGGAAGAATTAGAGCGCTTGGCGGAGAGATGGGGGGACTTGTTGGCCTTGCAGGTGGCGTTGGGCTTGCTATTCAGGCTTGGAGTGGAATTAAGGCTTTATTTGGATTAGGTGTAGAGCTAGAACAAACCAATATTAAATTTGAAGTTTTGTTAGGTAGTCTTGATGCTTCAAAAAAAATGCTGGGAGAGCTTAACAACTACGCCAATTTAACGCCCTACTCAAACGAGGCTATTATTAAAAACTCTGAGTTGATGCTCAGTTTTGGCATTGCCCAAGATAAAATTATGCCTAATATGAAAATGCTAGGCGATATAGCCATGGGAAATGAGCAAAAATTAAATGGGCTTTCCTTAGCATATGCACAAGTTCAATCAACGGGTAGGCTCATGGGGCAAGATTTGCTTCAAATGATAACCCAAGGTTTTAACCCTTTGCAGATAATTTCTCAGAATACGGGGATTGCCATGGGGGACCTTAAAAAGAAAATGGAAGAGGGAGCCATTTCTGCCCAAATGGTGGAAGAGGCTTTTAGATTAGCCACTTCAGAGGGCGGTTTGTATTACGGCATGGCCGATAGAATGGCTGAAAGTGCAGGCGGAAAATGGAGTACCTTTTTAGGCACACTCAAAAATGTAATAATGCGTATAGGGCTAAAATTTGCCGAGTGGATTAAGCCTATTTTCGATATAGGTACTGCTTTCGCTAATAAAATTATCCCTTTTGGTAAATGGATTGTCAGCTTTTTGCCTAGCCTAGAAAACTTCACCCTCTTTATGCAGATATTAGGCATTGCAGCCTTAGGTGTAGGCGCGTATATGCTTATTGCCAATGCCTCTACCATTGCTTTCAGTATTGCACTAGGCATTCTTGAGGGAATTATTTGGCTTGTGGAAACGGCACAGTGGGCGTGGAACTTGGCAATGTCGATGAACCCCATAGGGCTTGTGGTGGCCGCCATTGTGGTTTTAATAGGTGTTGTGGTACTGCTGTGGAATAAATTTGCGTGGTTCCGAGGTGCTATTTTGGGCGTGTGGGAAGTATTAAAAGGGCTAGGAAATACGATTAAAAACTATGTGGTTAATCGCTTCAAAGAAATGCTCAGTGGTATTATGGGTATAGGGCAAGCCTTGGTAAAATTCTTTTCAGGAGATTTCACTGGCGCTATAAAAACAGGCGGCGAGGCCATAAAAAACCTAATGGGTAAAGACTCCGCAGCTCAGGCTATCAGTGATGGGAAGAAGGCTTTTGAAAACTTTAATATAGGCTGGGAGGCAGGGAAAAAAGCTAACCCTGTAACAGCAAATGAGAATGTCAATACCACGCAAGGAGTGGGCGGAGGCAGTGGTAATGGGCAAAGCCCTAAATCAAATCTATTTGATTCGCTACTAACTGATACAGGTGGAGGGGAAAAGGGTAAAAAGGAAAAAGCACCTAAGGCGGCAAAGGATAAAGCGGGCAGTGTTATCTCTGGCGGCACACGCAAAACAGATATTCACATCAATATTCAGAACCTCGGCACCGATACCAAAATATATGTGAGTTCCGCTAATGAGGGGATTTCAAACCTAGGGCAAAGGCTAAAAGAAGAATTATTGCGTGCAGTAAATAGTGTAAACCAAATGCAAACAATGTAAAAATGGCAGAAATATTCGACATAAAGGAATTAACCGCTCGGGCTTTCTTTGACTATGTTGGCCCCGCATTCCCTGCGTGGTGGGAAAACAATAAAACCGCCTTTGTAGCCCCAAGCCTTAGAAGCATTAGCGAGGCACGCGCCAAGGGTAGCCAATACTTTATGACGCTACAAGTCTCCGACAAAAAAGGCGAAATAACCCTATTTCCCAACGAACCGCTGGTGGATTTTTCATTATCTAAAACCATTGTAGAAACCGCCACCGTGGGCAAATACCGCCGTGGAAAAGTGAAAGAATACATCTGCACTGAAGACTGGGAAATCACCATCAAAGGGCTGTGCGTAGATTTTGAGGAACCCGAGCGCTACCCTGCCGAGCAAGTGCAAGCCCTCACGCTTTTGTTTGAAAAAAACGAAAGTTTAGAAGTGAAAGAAAATAAATTGTTTGAACTCTTTGGCATTAGAAATATCGTTTTAAAAGATATTCAATTTGAGGCGATGCAGGGGCAAGAAGGAATCCAGAAATACGAAATTTCTGCAGTCAGCGACAACGATTTCTACGCCGAGCTAGACGATAAAAAAATAGAGCGAAAAAAACTTTTAAGCTGAACAAATGTTTGTATTAGAATCACATATCCAAATTGGGGCTTACCACTTTAAAAGTATCAGTCAAGTAACGATTACTAAATCCGTAGATGAGCTGTCGGATACTTGCACCATTGAAATGCCTACTCACTTCATTATTAAAGAAAAAGGTAAACAACTATATACCGAGCGGGCCATCAAAGCAGGCGATGAAGTAACGGTAACTTTGGGCTACGAGGGCGTATACCGCGGTGTAGAATTTAAAGGCTATGTAAAAAGGGTAAAAACGGGCACCCCCGTAGTAGTGGAATGTGAGGACGCAATGTATCTGCTCCGCCGGAAAAATATAACCAAGGCTTGGGAGCGCATTACGCTGAAAGAAGTGTTGCAGGAGGTTGTGAAAGATACGCCTATTAAGCTATCGCAAGGTATTCCCAGCGTTACACTGGATAAATGGATCATCAAAAATGCCAACGGAACGCAGGTTTTAAAAAAGTTACAGGAGGAATTTAGGCTTTCCATTTTCATCAACGATAAGGGCGAGCTATACGCAGGGCTCCAACAGCTAACGAATATCGGAGAAGTGGCGGTGTATGATTTAAACTATAACATCGTTAGCAATGATTTGGAATATCGCAGCAAAGAAGAAAGAAAAATAAAGGTACGCTACACCTATATAGATCCAAAAAATAAACGACAGACCATTGAGGTCGGAGACCCCGAGGGCGAGGTTAGAGAGTTTCACACCTCGGTAGTTTCAGATGAGAAAAAGCTAAAAGAAATGGCGTTAGCAGAAATTGAAAAAATGAAATACGATGGCTTTGATGGCAGTATTACAAGTTTTCTCGTCCCGTTTGCCACTCGTGGAATGAAAGCGCGCCTTATAGATAAAGATTTGAAAAATATTGATGAGGACTACTTCATCAAAAAAGTAGAAACCAGCTTTGGCACCAGTGGTGCCAGACGAAAAATAGAAATTGGAGCAAGGTTATGAGCTTAGATTTAGAATTACAAAATGCCTTATCGGTATTTGCCAAAAGAGCCACGCCAACCACGGCAGTAGAAGTGCTTTCTGTTGATAAAAAGAAAGGAACCTGTCGCGTGAAAGATGAGAGCATTGAATATAGCGTAAGGCTAACAGCCACCGAGGTTGAAAATGAAAGCGAAAAGCGTTTTTATCTATTTCCAAAAGTGGGCAGTAGCATTTTGATAGCACCCATTGAAGAAGATATGAACCGCTATCACATTATAGCATACAGCGAGGTAGAAAGCTTTGATTACAAAGTTGGAGAAGTTCATTTTTTAGTAAACGCTGACGGCTTTCTCCTCCGCAAGGAAAACGAAACGCTCAAAGCCTTAATGGCGGATTTGATAGCAACGATTAAACGAATGAAGTTCACAACCAACACAGGAAGTACAATAAAGCTCATCAACGAGCCCGAGTTTACCGCATTGGAAAAACGATTTAATAACCTTTTAAACGATAATTAAAATGGCTTTAAATACTGAAAGACTAAAAAATAAAATCATCGCCGCCATGGACAAATGCCAAAAAGAGGAAGATAACCCCAACCGAAGTAAGGAGGAATTTGCCTCCGATTTGGCGCGTGCCATTGTGGAAGAAATTAAGGAATTACAAATCGTTTACACCGCTGGGCTAATTGCGCCATCAAGTGGCGGCCCCGTAACAGGAAAAATTAACGCAAAAATTGAATAATGATGAATACTATACAAGACTGGATTACTTTACTTTTTGGTGGGGGAACGCTGGTAAATCTCATTGGCTGGCTCGCTGAGAGAAAGAAACGAACCGCTGAAATAGAGAACTTGAAAACTGAAAACGAAAGTAAAGAAATTGAAAACGCAGAGCGCGTGTTAAAATACTACCGTGAAATGATAGAAGATTTAGCCCTCAAACTCAAAACTGCCATTTCTGAGCTTGACGAAGCAAAGCAAACTATCAAGGAGCTGGAGCAAAAAGTGGAAGCACTCACCAATGAGCTGACCAAATACAAGCAGTTAAACGGAAAAGCCAAAGTGTAATGCAGATAGTAGTATTACATAAACAATCCCTTTTTGATGTGTGCCTAATGCACACGGGGAGTATTGTTGGTGTCTTTGAGTTGGCTCAAGCAAACAATCTAAGCATTACCGATGATGTACAAGCTGGCGAACGCTTGGAACTGCCACAGCCCATCACACAAGATGCGGATATTTTAGCCTACTACCAAGCCAAAAACATTCAGCCTGCCACGGCGCTTGAGGAATACACCGAAAAATTAGAAGGTATCAGTTATTGGACAATTAACCAAGATTTCAAAGTATCATAATTATGGCAAGAAGCATAGAAGAAATACAAGCGGAGATTTACCGAGAAAAAGAAAACCACGAAGAACTAAACGAGCTCAATAGCACGAGCAAAACCGCCCTTTGGCGTTTGTGGATATATATTGTTTCCGTAGCGATTTGGTCGCTGGAAAAAATCTTTGATTTGCACAGGGCAGAGATTGACGAGCGTTTGCGCCAACTCAAGCCTCACACGGCACGCTGGTATCGTAATAAGGCTTTGGCTTTTCAATACGGATTTGATTTGCTAGAAGATAGCGACAAATACAACAACGAAAACCATACGGAGGAGGAAATAGAACAAGCCAAAGTAATCAAATACGCCGCCGTGGTTGAGAGTGAGGAACAGCGCATGCTTATCATCAAAATAGCGGGCGAAACTGGAGGTAAACTATGGAAACTCGCGCCCGAGGTTGAGAGCTCATTTAAAGCCTATATAAACGAAATAAAAGACGCTGGTGTAGCTGTATCCATTGTGAACTATCGACCTGATAGATTGAAATTAAATCTTAGAATTGTGCGGGATCCTTTGGTGCTTGATGAAAATGGAATTGAGATTTTAACTGCCAAGCAACCCGTGCGCGAAGCCATAGAAAACTATATGAAAACCCTGCCCTTTAATGGTGAATTGTCTTTGGCTAAATTGGTAGATGAAATCCAAAAAGCCAATGGCGTGGCTGATGTAAGCCTTGATTTGGCAGAAAGTCAATGGATAGATGGTAGTACTGATACTTATGGCATCGCCATGCCCATTGATATTTCTACCATTCCAGTGAGTGGCTATTTCGCTGTGAATTTTGACACAGAAGATGAAACCAAAAGTGTTATCAATTATTTATAAATGAGAATTTTTGATTTAGACATAGAAAAATTAAGCCTGCTTTTAACGCCAACATTTTTGCGGAAAGCACGAATGCGCGCGTGGCTATTTACTTTGCTTAGCCCACTTAAAAGCTTACATTATGCTTTTACCATCAAGCGAAAAACAGATATTCAAACCCTTGGCTACAACGGGCAAAAATGCTACTTGAGAAAAGCACTAAACGATGCTTTTGACGATGCTTTGCGCCGCATCGAAATCGTCGAGGGCAATAAGTTTAGCCGACAATACATTTATACCCGTGGCGAGCAAAAATCACGCTTTTTAGGCACGATGTATTTGCGAGATAGAGCCGATTACGCCGACACTGGAGTGGATTTTTTAGTATTAATCCCAAAGGAATTAGAGGGTAAAAAAATAGAAATAAATGCCCTTGTCAATTATTACAAATTAGCCAGTAAAATATTTAAAATATACACAAAATGAACAAATTAAAACTTGACAACACCGGCGGTTTTCCGCTAGATACCAATGTGTTGGATTTTATGCAAAATAGTTA
This Ornithobacterium rhinotracheale DNA region includes the following protein-coding sequences:
- a CDS encoding terminase gpP N-terminus-related DNA-binding protein; the protein is MARMKREERIEKQSQGRQLFASGFSYTDISKILGVTQKTLSNWAEEDKWEEERELSAIKPSVMKRLTLKCALAIQKGEPLPYKADDISKIVAAFDRITDSRKKAVYTMESIDGFTEFMLNKAGKAKGENQATLLSSIKTIRPFFDEYVTHLLSHD
- a CDS encoding oxidase; its protein translation is MQDILTNTENDLQIKEGDFLVGNAHSQHQKHILTANKGEYKEFPEVGVGIVQMLADDRYTEMLIETKKQLEYDGMQIKDVSLQPNGNLIIDGKYKA
- a CDS encoding DUF2586 family protein, yielding MALPKVLFNIAKDGLGRIADAGAKVPALICTGNTVSAKVQLGKSYQIFSITEAKDLGITEEENPFAYEQVKAFYRQAGDGAELWLMLVSDATTMTEMLDKEGNYAPKIIGDAKGEIRVLGVVKKPTGSESLTGGLDQDVQTAVVNGQALAEHFALKYMPFRVIISGNAWNGEVADLTDYTESDYNKVSCLIGAENTDKYAAVGLTLGKITSIPVQRKIHRVKDGNVLDIVAYFTDGTTIDSRADQWDAIDDKGYIFFRTFAGRSGYYFSGDKTLTRATDDFRTLSNGLVMDKAMLIAYDALVEELSEEVLLSADGSIHPAIIKSWQTKVESNLNGGMVEQGELSAVKVFITPKQDVLRSGKVVINIQLLPVGYAELIEVNIGFTTEIKE
- a CDS encoding tape measure protein; translation: MSYSFSLFLKDFASSSIAKISSGLGTLENKLRNSQSKLQNNFNKSVKSIDELNAKLQRLNAQRTASTSINDIRRLKTEINRTEREIRKLENLPPKGIGGRIRALGGEMGGLVGLAGGVGLAIQAWSGIKALFGLGVELEQTNIKFEVLLGSLDASKKMLGELNNYANLTPYSNEAIIKNSELMLSFGIAQDKIMPNMKMLGDIAMGNEQKLNGLSLAYAQVQSTGRLMGQDLLQMITQGFNPLQIISQNTGIAMGDLKKKMEEGAISAQMVEEAFRLATSEGGLYYGMADRMAESAGGKWSTFLGTLKNVIMRIGLKFAEWIKPIFDIGTAFANKIIPFGKWIVSFLPSLENFTLFMQILGIAALGVGAYMLIANASTIAFSIALGILEGIIWLVETAQWAWNLAMSMNPIGLVVAAIVVLIGVVVLLWNKFAWFRGAILGVWEVLKGLGNTIKNYVVNRFKEMLSGIMGIGQALVKFFSGDFTGAIKTGGEAIKNLMGKDSAAQAISDGKKAFENFNIGWEAGKKANPVTANENVNTTQGVGGGSGNGQSPKSNLFDSLLTDTGGGEKGKKEKAPKAAKDKAGSVISGGTRKTDIHINIQNLGTDTKIYVSSANEGISNLGQRLKEELLRAVNSVNQMQTM
- a CDS encoding DUF6046 domain-containing protein, whose translation is MAEIFDIKELTARAFFDYVGPAFPAWWENNKTAFVAPSLRSISEARAKGSQYFMTLQVSDKKGEITLFPNEPLVDFSLSKTIVETATVGKYRRGKVKEYICTEDWEITIKGLCVDFEEPERYPAEQVQALTLLFEKNESLEVKENKLFELFGIRNIVLKDIQFEAMQGQEGIQKYEISAVSDNDFYAELDDKKIERKKLLS
- a CDS encoding late control protein, with protein sequence MFVLESHIQIGAYHFKSISQVTITKSVDELSDTCTIEMPTHFIIKEKGKQLYTERAIKAGDEVTVTLGYEGVYRGVEFKGYVKRVKTGTPVVVECEDAMYLLRRKNITKAWERITLKEVLQEVVKDTPIKLSQGIPSVTLDKWIIKNANGTQVLKKLQEEFRLSIFINDKGELYAGLQQLTNIGEVAVYDLNYNIVSNDLEYRSKEERKIKVRYTYIDPKNKRQTIEVGDPEGEVREFHTSVVSDEKKLKEMALAEIEKMKYDGFDGSITSFLVPFATRGMKARLIDKDLKNIDEDYFIKKVETSFGTSGARRKIEIGARL
- a CDS encoding cell wall anchor protein; translation: MMNTIQDWITLLFGGGTLVNLIGWLAERKKRTAEIENLKTENESKEIENAERVLKYYREMIEDLALKLKTAISELDEAKQTIKELEQKVEALTNELTKYKQLNGKAKV
- a CDS encoding nucleotidyltransferase, producing the protein MARSIEEIQAEIYREKENHEELNELNSTSKTALWRLWIYIVSVAIWSLEKIFDLHRAEIDERLRQLKPHTARWYRNKALAFQYGFDLLEDSDKYNNENHTEEEIEQAKVIKYAAVVESEEQRMLIIKIAGETGGKLWKLAPEVESSFKAYINEIKDAGVAVSIVNYRPDRLKLNLRIVRDPLVLDENGIEILTAKQPVREAIENYMKTLPFNGELSLAKLVDEIQKANGVADVSLDLAESQWIDGSTDTYGIAMPIDISTIPVSGYFAVNFDTEDETKSVINYL